From a region of the Microcoleus sp. AS-A8 genome:
- a CDS encoding class I SAM-dependent methyltransferase — translation MLQQPNHPDREDEVLRLYYEELASEYDRSRFNNSYGRYIHSQEREILSRWLGSVQTQSILDLACGTGRFLSFATAGLDLSPKMIEVAKTKYPDKQFIQASASHIPIESGQYDAVFSLHLFMHLSQAKIQAIVDECYRILRPNGILIFDIPCALRRKLIAYKAEDWHGATSFSLNDIHQLCTGKWQVEELVGVNFLPIHRFPNPTRSLWLPVDKFLSHSFLKLLASYYFVKLIKL, via the coding sequence ATGCTCCAGCAACCCAATCATCCCGATCGCGAAGATGAAGTCCTAAGGCTCTATTATGAGGAACTGGCTTCAGAATACGATCGCTCCCGTTTTAACAATAGCTATGGTCGTTACATTCACAGCCAAGAGCGAGAAATTTTAAGCCGTTGGCTGGGTAGCGTCCAAACCCAATCTATACTCGATTTAGCCTGTGGGACAGGGAGATTCCTTTCTTTTGCTACAGCAGGGCTTGATTTAAGCCCCAAGATGATTGAAGTTGCCAAAACTAAATATCCAGATAAACAATTCATCCAAGCCTCAGCTTCCCATATTCCCATTGAGTCGGGTCAGTATGATGCTGTTTTTTCCCTACATCTTTTCATGCACTTAAGCCAAGCTAAAATTCAGGCTATTGTGGATGAATGTTATCGAATACTCCGTCCCAATGGAATTTTAATCTTCGATATTCCCTGCGCTTTACGTCGGAAACTTATAGCTTATAAAGCGGAAGACTGGCATGGCGCGACTTCTTTTTCCCTGAACGATATTCATCAGCTGTGTACTGGAAAATGGCAGGTAGAAGAATTAGTTGGCGTTAATTTCCTTCCCATTCATCGGTTTCCTAACCCAACTCGTTCTCTTTGGCTACCTGTAGATAAATTTTTAAGTCACAGCTTTCTCAAATTACTGGCATCTTACTATTTCGTTAAACTGATCAAGCTCTGA
- the cbiQ gene encoding cobalt ECF transporter T component CbiQ — MLLHIGAFHLDIDSKQTTSWHLLAPRTRLLCTLLLVFAIALTPNGRWWTWGIYALAVLSVILLSRVTLPVLLKRIAVEFAFVGVVLLGTLFREGGEVLWSWGVLKITTVGLTVLGSVTLKALLSLMMLNVLTLTTSIPALLNALVALRTPPLLVAILASMYRYINVLIEEFNAMRRAAASRNLSGNNQWQRRVIGNMIGSLFIRTYERGDRVYQAMQARGYQGVPLVEKVPSGGRLDIMALTITSIWIVLGQAVYLRLGL, encoded by the coding sequence ATGCTGCTGCACATAGGGGCGTTTCATCTCGATATTGATAGCAAGCAAACGACGAGCTGGCACTTATTAGCGCCCCGTACCCGACTTTTGTGTACGCTGCTTTTAGTATTTGCGATCGCACTCACCCCCAATGGGCGTTGGTGGACTTGGGGGATTTATGCCTTAGCTGTGCTAAGTGTTATCTTGCTGAGTCGGGTAACTCTACCCGTGTTGCTCAAGCGCATCGCCGTTGAGTTTGCGTTTGTTGGGGTTGTGCTGTTGGGTACGTTGTTTCGAGAGGGCGGCGAGGTACTTTGGTCTTGGGGTGTGCTGAAAATTACGACAGTGGGGTTAACGGTGTTGGGGAGTGTTACGCTCAAAGCCTTACTCTCCCTGATGATGTTGAATGTATTGACCCTAACCACTTCCATTCCAGCATTGCTCAATGCCTTAGTTGCCCTGCGAACTCCGCCCCTGTTAGTCGCGATTTTGGCATCCATGTATCGCTACATCAATGTCTTGATTGAAGAGTTTAACGCCATGCGGCGGGCGGCAGCATCTCGCAATTTGAGTGGTAACAATCAATGGCAGCGCCGAGTCATTGGCAATATGATAGGTTCTCTGTTCATCCGCACCTATGAACGGGGAGATCGCGTTTATCAAGCGATGCAGGCACGGGGTTATCAAGGCGTGCCGCTTGTGGAAAAAGTACCATCCGGCGGACGACTGGATATCATGGCTTTGACTATAACTAGTATTTGGATAGTGTTGGGGCAAGCGGTTTACTTACGTTTAGGGTTGTAG
- a CDS encoding PDGLE domain-containing protein: protein MSENLSPSRNRAFFIAGLGVALLIAVFLSPFASSDPDGLDRVAQDLKFDHKAAEDAPARKLPFAQVFDEYALKGVPEAVATPLAGLAGTLATFGLAWGIGKLVVRGSGSSSTDDQASLDSEPSDQPLD from the coding sequence ATGAGTGAGAACCTTTCACCCTCACGTAACCGAGCTTTTTTCATTGCTGGCTTAGGTGTAGCCCTGCTGATTGCAGTTTTTCTCTCTCCCTTTGCCAGTTCAGACCCAGATGGCTTAGACCGCGTTGCCCAAGATTTAAAATTTGATCACAAGGCAGCCGAAGATGCACCAGCCAGGAAGTTGCCTTTTGCTCAAGTTTTTGATGAGTATGCCCTCAAAGGGGTACCCGAAGCTGTGGCGACTCCCTTAGCAGGTTTAGCCGGAACTTTAGCCACGTTTGGCTTGGCTTGGGGAATCGGCAAACTCGTTGTTCGGGGTTCGGGTTCATCGTCTACGGATGATCAGGCATCTCTTGATTCAGAACCTTCAGATCAGCCACTCGATTAG
- the cbiM gene encoding cobalt transporter CbiM, protein MVTVVLHSISSNSLRHWMIQPHLALHIPDGFLNLPISLVTWVIAIALIALSLNRSQAEYQERVVPLMGVCAAFIFAAQMINFPIPGGTSGHLLGGTLAGVLLGPWAGSLVMVVVFIVQAVLFQDGGITVLGANITNMGLIGTFCGYYLYRAIRQALGRDTWKGMAVATAVAAWTSVFIASSLCAVQLALSGTIPLAVAMSAMAFWHLLIGIGEALITLVTVSFIWRTRPDMLYDPPRKRRVSDSRSFVQR, encoded by the coding sequence ATGGTTACAGTTGTGCTGCACAGCATCTCATCCAACAGCTTGCGGCATTGGATGATACAGCCGCACTTAGCCTTGCATATTCCAGATGGCTTCTTGAACCTACCCATTAGTCTGGTTACTTGGGTGATTGCGATCGCTTTAATTGCACTCTCTCTAAATCGATCACAGGCAGAATACCAGGAACGAGTCGTTCCCCTGATGGGCGTTTGCGCTGCCTTTATCTTTGCTGCACAAATGATTAATTTTCCCATTCCCGGCGGCACTTCCGGTCACCTCCTAGGTGGAACGCTGGCAGGAGTTCTGTTAGGCCCTTGGGCGGGTTCACTGGTGATGGTGGTGGTATTCATCGTGCAGGCGGTTCTATTCCAAGATGGTGGCATCACGGTGCTAGGAGCCAACATTACCAATATGGGGTTGATTGGTACGTTTTGCGGTTACTATCTCTATCGTGCGATTCGTCAGGCTTTGGGTCGTGATACCTGGAAGGGAATGGCGGTTGCTACAGCCGTTGCAGCTTGGACTAGTGTTTTTATCGCTTCAAGTTTATGTGCCGTACAACTTGCCCTATCGGGAACTATACCCTTGGCAGTGGCGATGTCGGCAATGGCATTCTGGCACTTACTGATTGGGATTGGAGAAGCGCTGATTACGTTGGTAACAGTGAGTTTTATTTGGCGGACTCGACCTGATATGCTCTACGATCCGCCCCGTAAGCGGAGAGTATCGGATTCGCGCTCGTTCGTGCAGCGTTAA
- a CDS encoding ATP-binding cassette domain-containing protein yields MHHNPIAIENLTYIYPDGTHALRGINLSIKASERVALIGANGSGKSTLQLHLNGIILPQEGTVTIGEWSVTPENLREIRNFVGLVFQNPDDQLFMPTVWDDVSFGPMNQGLRDEKLIDRVCQAMAAVGIDPDYYGQRNTDNLSGGEKKRIAIAGVLAMNPQVLVFDEPSAQLDPRSRRQLINLLHSLPLTQLIATHDLDLALELCDRTVVLSQGEIVFDGQTEQVMSNPEFLVQHALESPLSYSRPYCQLKDAPVAMALMS; encoded by the coding sequence ATGCATCATAATCCGATCGCAATTGAAAACCTTACCTATATTTACCCTGATGGCACTCATGCTTTGAGGGGTATTAATCTTTCCATCAAAGCCAGTGAAAGGGTTGCTTTAATAGGAGCTAATGGTTCGGGCAAGTCTACCTTACAATTACACTTAAATGGGATCATTCTGCCCCAGGAAGGAACGGTAACGATTGGAGAATGGTCTGTCACGCCGGAGAATTTACGAGAGATTCGCAATTTTGTGGGATTAGTCTTTCAAAACCCCGATGATCAGCTCTTTATGCCTACGGTTTGGGATGATGTAAGTTTTGGCCCGATGAATCAGGGTTTGCGAGATGAAAAACTGATTGATCGCGTTTGCCAAGCGATGGCAGCGGTTGGTATTGACCCCGATTACTATGGTCAACGCAATACGGATAATTTATCGGGGGGGGAGAAGAAACGAATTGCGATCGCGGGTGTTTTAGCCATGAATCCGCAGGTGTTGGTTTTTGATGAACCTTCTGCTCAATTAGACCCCCGTTCTCGTCGTCAGTTAATTAATTTATTGCACAGTTTGCCGTTAACCCAACTGATTGCAACGCACGATTTGGATTTAGCTTTGGAATTGTGCGATCGCACGGTTGTTTTAAGTCAGGGAGAAATTGTATTCGATGGTCAAACTGAGCAAGTCATGAGTAATCCAGAATTTTTGGTTCAGCACGCTTTAGAGTCACCTTTGAGTTATAGTCGTCCCTATTGTCAGCTTAAAGATGCCCCTGTTGCCATGGCGTTGATGAGTTAG
- a CDS encoding VanW family protein — protein sequence MKHLIPSGLKLHLKLFQRYQLDWVNNHQDKFVNFQPINEGDKILFQPRISISQAIKQTQHSENKKHNFNLAIARIQDVAIQPGEIFSFWHLVGKPDRARGYREGRSLVANQLKAEVGGGLCQLSGLLYLLTLKAGLTTLERHAHSHDIYTESTRFAPLGSDATVVYGYKDFRFQNNLSIPVSFRFSIHEEEIRAALCSPQPIPEYRIEFKVEDFDGGAKVDTVRFVPQSHTVEVINTTTYEKLISNPHPAH from the coding sequence ATGAAGCACTTAATTCCCTCTGGATTAAAACTACACTTAAAGTTATTCCAAAGATACCAGTTAGATTGGGTCAATAATCACCAAGATAAGTTTGTGAATTTTCAGCCAATCAATGAGGGAGATAAAATTTTATTTCAACCCAGAATTAGCATCTCTCAAGCTATCAAACAAACCCAGCATTCGGAAAATAAAAAACACAATTTTAATCTAGCGATCGCAAGGATTCAAGATGTAGCCATCCAGCCAGGTGAAATTTTCTCTTTTTGGCATCTAGTAGGAAAACCAGACCGAGCAAGAGGTTATCGAGAAGGGCGATCACTGGTAGCTAACCAACTGAAAGCTGAAGTCGGAGGGGGATTATGTCAATTATCAGGACTGCTCTATTTGTTAACCTTAAAAGCTGGGCTTACTACACTCGAAAGACATGCTCATTCTCATGATATCTATACCGAGTCAACCCGATTTGCACCTTTAGGGTCAGATGCTACCGTTGTTTATGGGTATAAAGATTTTAGATTTCAAAATAACTTATCGATTCCCGTGAGTTTTCGATTTAGTATACACGAAGAGGAAATCCGAGCAGCTTTATGTTCTCCTCAGCCCATTCCCGAATATCGAATTGAATTTAAAGTAGAAGACTTTGACGGTGGGGCTAAAGTGGATACAGTTCGTTTTGTTCCACAAAGTCATACAGTTGAAGTCATCAATACCACAACCTATGAAAAATTAATATCAAATCCTCATCCTGCTCACTAA
- a CDS encoding multicopper oxidase domain-containing protein, with the protein MPDPFLLKKTPLWNRRQLLKLGLAGIGVAGAALAVQQFAQTRHSTAKVRVPLLPNDASSSEDSRISPMAMLRNFDYGTVKKDNGRTIREFRIVAGNSTVHLNSAVSFVTWNFNGRVPGPTLRAKQGDRVRIIFLNNGGHSHSMHFHGIHPAEADGIKPIRHGAATIYEFDAEPYGVHLYHCHTAPVTRHISKGLYGMFIVDPPQGRPPADEMVMIMGGYDINDDNKNELYAFNGMPNYYMEHPIPIYQNQLVRLYLLNMIEFDAAVTFHTHANFFRVYPTGMTLKPTQESDVITMGTAERHILEFAYPYTGKYMFHPHQDAIAESGCMGNFEVIAQA; encoded by the coding sequence ATGCCAGACCCCTTTCTGCTTAAGAAAACTCCTCTGTGGAATCGTCGTCAACTTCTCAAGTTGGGACTAGCAGGAATTGGCGTGGCGGGAGCGGCTTTGGCTGTGCAACAGTTTGCTCAAACGCGCCACTCAACGGCGAAGGTTAGAGTGCCACTGCTTCCCAATGACGCCTCTTCCTCAGAGGATAGCAGGATTAGCCCTATGGCAATGCTGCGAAATTTTGATTATGGCACCGTGAAAAAAGACAACGGACGGACAATTCGCGAATTTCGGATTGTTGCCGGAAACAGTACTGTTCATCTCAATAGTGCTGTATCCTTCGTGACTTGGAACTTCAATGGTCGTGTGCCAGGGCCAACTCTACGAGCCAAACAGGGCGATCGCGTCCGGATTATTTTCCTCAACAACGGTGGACATTCTCACTCCATGCATTTTCATGGCATCCACCCGGCTGAGGCTGATGGTATCAAACCGATACGTCATGGTGCGGCCACGATTTACGAATTTGATGCCGAACCCTACGGCGTTCATCTCTACCATTGCCACACGGCACCCGTCACACGCCATATCAGCAAAGGATTATATGGCATGTTCATCGTTGACCCTCCCCAAGGGCGTCCCCCTGCTGATGAAATGGTGATGATTATGGGCGGTTATGACATTAACGATGACAACAAAAATGAACTTTATGCCTTTAACGGGATGCCGAATTACTATATGGAGCATCCAATCCCCATTTACCAAAACCAGCTCGTGCGATTGTATCTGCTCAATATGATTGAGTTCGACGCGGCCGTCACCTTTCATACTCATGCCAACTTCTTTCGCGTTTATCCCACCGGGATGACTCTGAAGCCAACGCAGGAAAGTGATGTGATTACGATGGGGACCGCAGAACGGCACATCCTGGAATTTGCCTATCCTTACACGGGTAAGTATATGTTTCATCCTCACCAAGATGCGATCGCGGAAAGCGGTTGCATGGGAAATTTTGAAGTCATCGCTCAAGCCTAG
- a CDS encoding ion transporter, with protein MSNIQPRIQQRVYEILESSNPNDFLSNLDDWGVTLLVILDVSAFILETAKTTGFEFNIFLIDIEVVSVVCFTILYILHLWSCTTDIRYNHSLWGRVRYACTPLAIIDLLAILPFYLLLLFPGVALVESTDLFRLLRLLKLIRYSEALRTILRVIKIKKDELIMTLVAVFILLIFASSVMFFAEREAQPEAFPSIPAAMWWGVVTLTTVGYGDIYPVTAIGKLFGAILAFIGIGLFALPAGIIASGFSTEVERRKELESQELPEIISSLTQQPWTPEQKQLISAHVEQRAELMNMCIEAAKGKFGDRLEDETIIRDLAISLYVEAVRKFNL; from the coding sequence ATGAGCAATATTCAGCCAAGAATTCAACAACGAGTTTATGAAATATTAGAATCTTCTAATCCTAATGATTTCCTCAGTAATCTTGATGATTGGGGGGTAACCTTATTGGTCATTTTAGATGTGAGTGCTTTTATCTTAGAAACTGCCAAAACTACTGGTTTTGAGTTTAATATTTTTTTGATTGATATTGAAGTAGTATCTGTTGTCTGCTTTACAATATTATACATTTTACACCTCTGGTCATGCACCACTGATATCCGCTATAATCATTCCCTTTGGGGCCGGGTAAGGTATGCTTGCACGCCTTTAGCCATCATCGATCTGTTGGCTATTCTACCTTTTTACTTACTGCTATTATTTCCGGGCGTTGCTCTAGTAGAATCCACAGATTTATTTCGACTCTTGCGCTTACTTAAATTAATTAGATACTCAGAAGCTTTACGAACTATATTACGAGTCATCAAAATTAAAAAAGATGAATTGATAATGACTCTAGTAGCTGTTTTTATTTTATTGATTTTTGCTTCGAGTGTAATGTTTTTTGCGGAAAGAGAAGCGCAGCCAGAAGCATTTCCTAGTATTCCTGCGGCTATGTGGTGGGGCGTTGTTACTCTAACGACTGTAGGTTACGGGGATATTTACCCAGTTACGGCGATTGGAAAATTGTTTGGTGCAATACTTGCCTTTATTGGAATTGGATTATTTGCACTACCTGCGGGAATCATTGCCTCTGGCTTTTCCACAGAAGTTGAAAGAAGAAAAGAGCTAGAGAGCCAAGAATTGCCAGAAATAATTTCAAGCCTTACCCAACAGCCGTGGACGCCGGAGCAAAAGCAGTTAATTAGCGCCCATGTGGAACAGAGAGCAGAGCTAATGAATATGTGCATTGAAGCCGCTAAGGGGAAGTTTGGCGATCGCTTGGAAGATGAAACGATCATCCGAGACTTAGCCATCTCCCTCTACGTGGAAGCCGTTCGCAAGTTTAACCTGTAA
- a CDS encoding cupredoxin domain-containing protein translates to MNSSPKPKETVKGTKINVTAKEMLFQLSSATAPPGWVEFVVKNEGQKPHEFVVLKNEYPAKKLPLKGGNLAEDAKGLKNVGEINESKLTSGATQTLQLNLTPGRYLLVCNLPGHFQAGMKTEFTVK, encoded by the coding sequence ATGAACAGTTCCCCAAAACCCAAGGAAACTGTTAAGGGAACAAAGATTAACGTCACGGCAAAGGAAATGCTGTTTCAACTCTCGTCAGCAACAGCTCCACCTGGATGGGTTGAATTTGTGGTTAAGAACGAAGGCCAAAAGCCACACGAATTTGTAGTTCTGAAAAATGAATATCCCGCTAAAAAACTCCCACTCAAGGGAGGAAATTTGGCGGAAGACGCCAAAGGACTCAAAAACGTGGGTGAAATTAATGAAAGTAAGCTCACAAGTGGAGCAACACAAACCCTCCAGCTCAATCTCACGCCAGGGCGCTACTTACTGGTGTGCAACTTACCCGGACACTTTCAGGCGGGTATGAAAACTGAGTTTACAGTTAAATAA